In Phacochoerus africanus isolate WHEZ1 chromosome 2, ROS_Pafr_v1, whole genome shotgun sequence, one DNA window encodes the following:
- the LOC125120959 gene encoding guanine nucleotide exchange factor subunit RIC1-like, with protein sequence MADLRGRDVERVTAPLLLPMRVVPPEGFLARLPASSDGIWQGRQAAVPSSSNMATGLLLPSTHSSIHPSIHPFIHPSIHSPILPSTHSSIHPSSIHPSFHPPTHPSTHPSSIHPSIHSPILPSTHSSIHPSLIHPSIHPSIHPSIPHPSTHPSIHPLIHPPILHPSIPHPSTHPSIHPLIHPPIHPFTHSSIHPSSIHPSFHPPTHPPIPHPSTHSSIHPSFHPPTHPSIHPFTHSSIHPSIHPSFHPPTHPSIPHPSTHPSIHPL encoded by the exons ATGGCAGATCTGAGGGGCAGGGACGTGGAGCGGGTGActgcccctctcctcctgcccatgAGAGTGGTCCCTCCAGAGGGCTTCCTTGCCCGCCTCCCCGCCTCCTCCGATGGCATCTGGCAAGGCCGACAAG CtgctgtcccctcctcctccaacATGGCCACGGGCCTGCTG cttccatccacccactcatccatccatccatccattcacccattcatccatccatccatccattcacccatccttccatccacccactcatccatccatccctcatccatccacccatccttccatccacccactcatccatccacccatccctcatccatccatccatccatccattcacccatccttccatccacccactcatccatccacccatccctcatccatccatccatccatccatccattcatccatccatccctcatccatccacccatccttccatccacccactcatccatccacccatccttcatccatccatccctcatccatccacccatccttccatccacccactcatccatccacccatccatccattcacccactcatccatccatccctcatccattcacccatccttccatccacccactcatccacccatccctcatccatccacccactcatccatccacccatccttccatccacccactcatccatccatccatccattcacccattcatccatccatccatccattcacccatccttccatccacccactcatccatccatccctcatccatccacccatccttccatccacccactc